GTATGTTTTAATTGCTGTTTTGTAATTTAATACGTTTTAGTATAATGAAcacaaacaaaattaataaatggatatatattaattatgttatagtataattttagtaataaattaaattgaTTTGGTGTGTAtaagatataaaaataataaaacatactgtttttattttaaaaatgtcaGTTTAGCTGTAATTTTCATTACTATCCTTTTCTTTACACAACACTTAAAAACATAAATTATTTGTCATTCATTACTATCTGGTAATTGGCCAATTATTTTTACaccatattattaattattaattatttgtaagCAAAACTATGTTACAAAAAAAGTATCTATTCTTAAATTAAGGAATAAATGATCAAAGAGGTACAGTGACTCTATCTATAGAGGTATAATATCATATCCAAAATATTTAACTTTATTATAAAAGGTCAAAAGTGATTTTTCATCTGACTATATATagataaatgtgaaattaaaaatcttatatTTAGAATGTACCACTTGATAcaaaaaaattatcaaattctGTCAAATGCGTGGAACGGTTTCCATAATCTAAAGTTACATGCATGAACTGCAACttcattaatgaaaattaatatccaaTACTAGTTTCTATAGATAAGTACTTAACAAAAAGTAATATCTTTTCACAATATTCCTTAGTTCAACAATACATATTTGACGAAATTTATTGTTGATTCAATGTTATAAACATTTGTTATATTCTCCAACTGTTATCACTGAACACTTTATAAGTTTTGTTCAAACCTGTGATTGCAGTTAAattactttatattattttgttaattaAGAACACATTAGTAATTACAACATGCagcatttttttttgttttttctataattttgttttaatgGTGGCCTTTCGGACAATTGAAACTTTCTAACAATTCTTACTAATTCGTGAAAAGCTTGATCAACATTCATTCTTAACTTTGCACTACATTCAATGTAGGGAATTTTTAATTGACGAGCCATATTTTGAGCCTCTTCAACTGATACCTAAAACaatcaattaaaattaatatagtaCTCTTTGTATTAAGGAACAATATTTAtagcaattttatttacaattctctGATGATCTAAATCAGCTTTATTGCCAACCATAAGCATAGGAAACTCATCACGATCTTTTACTCGAAGAATCTGCCTATGGAATTTTAACATTTCTTCGAAAGATGAATGGTCTGTTACTGAAAACACAAGAAGAAACCCTTCGCCGCTTCTCATGTATTGCTCGCGCATTGCACTAAATTCTTCTTGACCTGCAGTGTCTAATACTAAAAAATCATGTAAACATTATTAGATGCATTGTTAAAATTGTTGTACATATTCATAATATTGCTTTAAGTATATATGGAGATAgaacatttaaattttttaagtaaataTTGATTCTAATAAATAAGGAATTATAATCTTACGATAACAAACCCATGTTTCATTATGGAACTGCATGAAAATCaacataaaatttaataagttaTGAAAGTTACTACACAAAAACAAAgttgaaataataattgatGTATAATATCATATCTTTATTAATGTACTCACTGTCAAGTTTTGCAGGAATATCATCAATAACACATTGTTTTGTATATGAATCTTCTATGGTTGGATCATAATCAGTGACAAAATAACtctgaaaaatattaacgataaaattaatatagaattaaaaaataaaaatattacaaaaattaaaaagagaataaaattaaataatatcaattttttaagTTAACAACAGTAACAAATAACGCAAGCATATTAcgatatatttttgtaacataAAAACATATAACAAAAACAAGAAACAATcactatttataaaaattaaaacacgTATGatactttatatattatttacgaaCTAAATGTAAAGACATTTAATTCCTTATATTATGGAAAATATATCAACATAATATTatgcaattttattaaataaagtaaCATAAATGTACGTAACTATATCGATAGTTGGATCTGTGGTTGTATATTGTATGACATAATCAGTATTAGAAGCAGGTTAGCTCGATCTTTTAATATTTCGACAAACGCAATTTCGAAAATAGTCGTAactaaaatatattacatactcaaatttttaattgtaatatttcattACAGTTCACAATGGGGTTCTCAATATAGTAAACAATGAAAAAGTCCCTTTCCTTTATTGGAATCGATCGTGAGTGACGTACTTGcatacatgtatgtataaaaAGGGATCTGattgataaattttaataagtaCACAAATGAATTGTAAATACATacaaatatatacacatatatttatatgCATGCAAGTATAATATGTATAACATtgagtacatacatacatatatacattggTTACACCTATTGGCTATAAAAAGTACTTACTTGAATGAATTGTATCGTGATCGCAGATTTTCCGACACCACCCCCACCTACGACAACGAGTTTATATGTCTGCGCATAGGTTTGTTTGTCACCGGGTTTCGACATTTTTGGTATGGTTAACGAAATtggtaaatttataataaacaatCACTGACACATATTGAAAACAGCACGATAAAATGTGGAGAAATACAAAATAGAGGTGCATTCACATGCAAGCACATAGGCGCTTTTTCACGAAGAGGgacaatatataaaatactcGTATTTTATTACTAATACAATACTTCACTGCCTATGCACAACTAAGTATTATAAGTCTTATACACGCAACTTACTGAAAACCGTAGTAATGAACGGAGCGAGAGAGATACTATAAGAGATGTCCCCACCTTGTATGTATAGCTATACATATGCGTGTGTTACACGCTATTTCGATTGATTGCGCAGTCGCTATTACGATACCGCCCTCTTATAA
The Ptiloglossa arizonensis isolate GNS036 chromosome 12, iyPtiAriz1_principal, whole genome shotgun sequence DNA segment above includes these coding regions:
- the Ras64b gene encoding ras-like protein 2 isoform X2 yields the protein MYSYTYKVGTSLIVSLSLRSLLRFSSYFVTDYDPTIEDSYTKQCVIDDIPAKLDILDTAGQEEFSAMREQYMRSGEGFLLVFSVTDHSSFEEMLKFHRQILRVKDRDEFPMLMVGNKADLDHQRIVSVEEAQNMARQLKIPYIECSAKLRMNVDQAFHELVRIVRKFQLSERPPLKQNYRKNKKKCCML
- the Ras64b gene encoding ras-like protein 2 isoform X1, giving the protein MSKPGDKQTYAQTYKLVVVGGGGVGKSAITIQFIQSYFVTDYDPTIEDSYTKQCVIDDIPAKLDILDTAGQEEFSAMREQYMRSGEGFLLVFSVTDHSSFEEMLKFHRQILRVKDRDEFPMLMVGNKADLDHQRIVSVEEAQNMARQLKIPYIECSAKLRMNVDQAFHELVRIVRKFQLSERPPLKQNYRKNKKKCCML